A stretch of DNA from Methylobacterium sp. CB376:
CCTGGCACGACCGTCACAACGCCCATCAGGCTGAGCGCCATGCGCATGCCGCCGTTGCCGAGAAGGTACTCGGCGGCCTGGAGCTTCGTCAGGAAGTTGTTGCGGTTGCGGATGGTGACCTGCCCGGCGCAGCCGACGACGCCCTTCTCGGACATCCGGGGCACCATGACGCGCAGCGCGTCCTTGGCGAGGCCGGAATCCGCGTCGACGCAGAGCAGCAGGTCGCCCTTGGCCTTCTTGTAGGCGAAGTTCAGGCTCGACCACTTGCCGCCGTTGGGCTTCGTGTAGACCCGCAGCGTGCAGTTGCCGTACTGACCCGCAAGCGGGAACGCCTTGATGAAGGTGTCATCCGTCGAGCCGTCATCCACGAAGATGATCTCGTAATTCGGGTAGTCGAGAGTCATCAACGAGGTGGGCGCGCCGATCACGGTCTCGGACTCGTTGAAGGCCGGGACCAGAATTGACACGAAGGGGGCCGGGTTCGGCAGTTCGGCGGGCGGCTTCCGGCGGACCCGGTCGTGCTCGTAGAAGGCCATGGCCTGGATCACCAGCCAGCGCGCGATGATGCTCGCCCCGATGACGATCAGGAAGATGCCCCAGGCCGTCGTGAACGGCCCCTTCGAGGTCAGCCCCGAGGCCGGGTCGAACAGGGTCTGCTGGATCGTCCAGGGCAGCGTCACGCCGAGGACAAGCCCGTAGGCGAGGGTGATGATCGCCAGAAAGTTGACGATCCAGCGCGGGTAGGAGCGGACTTTCGCGCGAAATTCGCCCGTGGGTACGATTTCTCCCGCGGGCACAGGTGCGGTCATTGCGGTCATGTCAGGCGTACTGAATGGTGAGGGGAGCATTACGCACCTTGTTGATCAGTCCCATCAAAGCCGGGTCGTCTCGGTGGCGGCTGAGCGCGCGCTCGAACTCCTCGTCGAAGACGATCTCCTCGCGCAGGGCATCGACCACAGGCTCGCCCATGCGCTCGACCAGATGGACCACGCCGCGGGCGAGGTCGGGGTCCTCGTCGAGGGTGCCGTCGCGAAGCTGCTTGTGTAGGTCTCGGGCCATCTCGCGCAGTTGGGTTTCGTGGGCGGGGGCGTGGTGAGCCACCGCAGGCACATCGGCCGGGGCGCGACGCAGGCCACACGTGACCGCGCCGATGCAGCCGAGCGTCATCAGCGCGAGGCTGCACTGAAAGGCAAAGCTCGCCGTCAGGTCGGGCCGCCACAGTAGCTTGACCTGCACGGGATTTCCGGCGCTGGCTAGCAGGGTGATGGCTTCGAGCGGCAGCTTCGCGTCGAAGTGTGCGATGACCCTGTTTTTCTCGTAAGGAGCTTCCTCGTAGGAGCGGTAGGAGCCTTCAAAGA
This window harbors:
- a CDS encoding glycosyltransferase family 2 protein, translating into MTAMTAPVPAGEIVPTGEFRAKVRSYPRWIVNFLAIITLAYGLVLGVTLPWTIQQTLFDPASGLTSKGPFTTAWGIFLIVIGASIIARWLVIQAMAFYEHDRVRRKPPAELPNPAPFVSILVPAFNESETVIGAPTSLMTLDYPNYEIIFVDDGSTDDTFIKAFPLAGQYGNCTLRVYTKPNGGKWSSLNFAYKKAKGDLLLCVDADSGLAKDALRVMVPRMSEKGVVGCAGQVTIRNRNNFLTKLQAAEYLLGNGGMRMALSLMGVVTVVPGPIGLYKRAILEEITKIPRKLSAAAAVTHSGPGAVNGPLSGETFAEDFQLSLSALALGGRIVYEPRAYAYTKCPDDVATLMSQRYRWIRGTWQVYIVYVRTLSKLTNRGNKSSLLNTVMTVLYPADIFLVPILNFFFWISIAVSMASGQSMNFILAWIGSVLLMNVMTAMVYILEQDDDIALLPLVPVLDLYQSILINSAWVIAAVDEVRGTGMRWNA